From the Opitutus sp. ER46 genome, one window contains:
- a CDS encoding alginate lyase family protein: MLALLLFALLPGFDLASHERPRLVAAADAALQAEPRTIVAARNPRSAGGPQDFSSEGDYWWPDPNNPNGPYVQRDGLTNPDNFVAHRQLLLAFARHVGHLTAAYRATGDERYAVGAVRHLRAWFVTPTTRMHPHLRYAQAIKGLNTGRSIGVIDTVHLAEVALAVEALRGSKSLPAADDAAITGWFRDYLHWLTTDRFGLEESATRNNHATCAWLQRACFARLVGDATELAACRREFKEVLLPHQMAADGSFPEEVRRTKPYGYSIFNLDVMCALAVVCSTSDENLMTWSLPDGRSLVRGVTWLAPFLADKQLWLRTVRRPAGPKDPPGTPAKFVAPDVMYWDAWPIRQPALLFGAVAAGRRDWLALWQSLPADPTIDEVIRNYPIREPLLWLPR; the protein is encoded by the coding sequence ATGCTCGCCCTCCTGCTGTTCGCGCTCCTCCCCGGGTTTGACCTCGCCAGCCACGAGCGTCCCCGCCTCGTCGCCGCCGCCGATGCCGCGCTCCAGGCGGAGCCCCGCACGATCGTCGCCGCCCGCAACCCGCGCAGCGCCGGCGGGCCCCAGGACTTCTCCTCCGAGGGCGATTACTGGTGGCCCGACCCAAACAATCCCAACGGCCCGTACGTGCAGCGTGACGGCTTGACGAACCCCGACAACTTCGTCGCCCACCGTCAGCTTCTGCTCGCCTTCGCCCGCCACGTGGGTCACCTCACCGCCGCGTATCGCGCCACCGGCGACGAGCGCTACGCCGTCGGCGCCGTCCGCCACCTGCGTGCCTGGTTCGTCACGCCCACCACGCGCATGCATCCGCACCTGCGTTACGCCCAGGCAATCAAGGGCCTCAACACCGGCCGCAGCATCGGCGTCATCGACACGGTCCACCTCGCCGAGGTCGCCCTCGCCGTCGAGGCGCTCCGCGGCAGCAAGTCTCTGCCCGCTGCCGACGATGCCGCGATCACCGGCTGGTTCCGCGACTACCTGCACTGGCTCACGACCGACCGCTTCGGCCTCGAGGAGAGTGCCACGCGCAACAACCACGCCACCTGCGCCTGGCTTCAGCGCGCCTGCTTCGCCCGCCTCGTCGGCGACGCCACCGAACTCGCCGCCTGCCGCCGCGAGTTCAAGGAAGTCCTCCTCCCCCACCAGATGGCGGCTGACGGCAGCTTCCCCGAGGAGGTCCGCCGCACCAAGCCTTACGGCTACTCGATCTTCAACCTCGATGTCATGTGCGCCCTCGCCGTCGTGTGCTCGACGTCGGACGAGAACCTCATGACCTGGTCGCTGCCCGACGGCCGCAGCCTGGTTCGCGGCGTCACGTGGCTCGCGCCGTTCCTGGCCGACAAGCAACTCTGGCTCCGCACCGTCCGGCGCCCCGCCGGCCCCAAGGATCCGCCCGGTACGCCCGCGAAATTCGTGGCTCCCGACGTGATGTACTGGGACGCCTGGCCGATCCGCCAGCCGGCCCTGCTCTTCGGCGCCGTCGCCGCCGGCCGCCGCGACTGGCTCGCCCTCTGGCAGTCGCTCCCCGCCGATCCAACGATCGACGAGGTCATCCGCAACTACCCCATCCGCGAGCCCCTCCTCTGGCTCCCCCGCTAG
- a CDS encoding IS1380 family transposase, whose amino-acid sequence MQYETRRIADGGQVVLRETTRAVTPFGGLVVLLELMQRMRVLEAVRQFLPFQYRSNNASAPEHIMLAFWLAVVTGARRFSHLQLLRADQALQRLCGVPRFPGDDTVRNFFQRFGPAEVARFFPQLWRWFFAQQPARTCMLDLDSTTFQRFGRQEGAAHGHNPTRPKGRMHRPLLAFVSPPVQVLHAWLRAGNASDCRGAIEFLSEALATVPAHWTLAGVRADGGFFDQKLLEFLEQRALPYVVVVRRKETIQRQLYGLDQWTDLDAKTALSEFTFKLPTWSQPRRFVVVRFRLPDPHYTRLLDVPGYDFRVFVTNRREPATWIWHHYDQRAAIEPRFSELKADLGADDFCLHRFFPTEAAFRSVAFVFNLLSLLQTVAPAHVQVQRRPATLRQSLFTCGAIAGRCGHKLVLFLSTAWGGLAARKPLLERISARQFSTSPKLNPAFATAPP is encoded by the coding sequence ATGCAGTACGAGACTCGGCGGATTGCTGATGGAGGCCAAGTTGTTTTGCGCGAGACGACGCGGGCGGTGACGCCGTTCGGCGGGCTGGTCGTGCTGCTCGAGTTGATGCAACGGATGCGGGTGCTCGAGGCGGTGCGGCAGTTTCTGCCGTTCCAGTATCGGTCCAACAACGCCTCGGCGCCCGAGCACATCATGCTGGCCTTCTGGCTGGCGGTGGTCACTGGCGCCCGGCGGTTTTCTCACCTGCAGCTGCTGCGCGCCGACCAGGCGTTGCAGCGGCTGTGCGGCGTCCCGCGTTTCCCGGGCGACGACACGGTCCGCAACTTTTTCCAGCGCTTTGGGCCCGCGGAGGTGGCCCGTTTCTTCCCGCAACTTTGGCGGTGGTTCTTCGCGCAGCAGCCGGCCCGCACCTGCATGCTCGATCTGGATTCCACGACCTTCCAGCGGTTCGGGCGGCAGGAGGGCGCCGCCCACGGCCACAACCCCACGCGGCCCAAGGGCCGCATGCACCGGCCGCTGCTCGCGTTCGTCAGCCCGCCCGTGCAGGTCCTCCATGCGTGGCTGCGCGCGGGCAACGCCTCGGATTGCCGCGGCGCCATCGAGTTCCTCTCCGAGGCCCTGGCCACGGTGCCGGCCCACTGGACGCTGGCCGGCGTACGCGCTGACGGCGGCTTCTTCGACCAAAAGCTCCTCGAGTTCCTCGAGCAGCGCGCCCTGCCGTACGTGGTGGTCGTGCGCCGCAAGGAGACGATCCAGCGGCAGCTCTACGGCCTCGATCAGTGGACCGACCTGGATGCCAAAACCGCCCTCAGCGAGTTCACCTTCAAGCTGCCGACGTGGTCCCAGCCCCGCCGCTTTGTCGTCGTGCGTTTCCGGCTCCCGGATCCTCACTACACGCGCCTGCTCGACGTGCCCGGCTACGACTTCCGCGTCTTCGTCACCAATCGCCGCGAACCCGCCACCTGGATCTGGCATCACTACGACCAACGCGCCGCCATCGAACCTCGGTTCTCCGAGCTCAAGGCAGACCTCGGCGCCGATGACTTCTGCCTGCACCGCTTCTTTCCCACCGAGGCGGCCTTCCGCAGCGTCGCCTTTGTCTTCAATCTGCTCAGCCTCCTCCAGACCGTCGCCCCGGCCCACGTCCAAGTGCAACGCCGGCCCGCCACCCTCCGCCAATCCCTCTTCACCTGCGGGGCGATCGCGGGCCGCTGCGGTCACAAACTCGTGCTCTTTCTCTCCACGGCCTGGGGCGGTCTCGCCGCGCGCAAACCCTTGCTCGAACGCATCTCCGCCCGACAGTTTTCAACTTCGCCGAAGTTGAATCCCGCCTTCGCCACCGCTCCACCCTGA
- a CDS encoding RES family NAD+ phosphorylase, with translation MPDAWRIDRAKWATNSFSGRGAALEGGRWNPAGAAVVYASRNLATAALEKFVHLPKPVPPAMTFVQFEIDWNGVAIARPSPKDLPADWRAEPVGAASQRFGAEWLAAGRTAVLAVPSALIPLEENYVLNPAHPEFRKIKISAAAPFVFPPRLATLA, from the coding sequence ATGCCTGACGCCTGGCGGATCGATCGCGCGAAGTGGGCGACGAACTCGTTCTCGGGGCGCGGGGCGGCGCTCGAGGGCGGGCGCTGGAACCCCGCGGGAGCCGCGGTCGTCTATGCGAGCCGCAATCTGGCGACGGCCGCGCTGGAGAAGTTCGTCCACCTGCCGAAGCCTGTCCCGCCTGCGATGACATTCGTGCAGTTTGAAATCGACTGGAACGGCGTGGCGATCGCGCGGCCGTCACCGAAGGATCTGCCGGCGGACTGGAGGGCAGAGCCGGTGGGCGCTGCCTCGCAGCGTTTTGGCGCCGAGTGGCTGGCGGCTGGCCGCACGGCGGTGCTCGCGGTGCCGAGCGCACTGATTCCGCTCGAGGAAAACTATGTGCTGAATCCCGCGCATCCGGAGTTTCGAAAGATCAAGATTTCTGCCGCCGCGCCCTTCGTCTTCCCGCCGCGCCTTGCCACGCTCGCGTAG
- a CDS encoding antitoxin Xre/MbcA/ParS toxin-binding domain-containing protein, with amino-acid sequence MRHDAFTAALGNPLELHAMIEKGLPVSLLDQVASSLGLKVEAMAALCGVSRATFHRKKADRARLGHFESDMLARYAALLNRAAEVFEDRGTAGEWLRTPQVGLGGAKPMDLAQTTQGYREVEKLLTRIDHGVYA; translated from the coding sequence ATGAGACACGACGCGTTCACCGCCGCGCTGGGCAACCCGCTCGAGTTGCATGCCATGATCGAGAAGGGGCTGCCCGTGAGCCTGCTGGACCAGGTGGCGTCCTCGCTCGGCCTGAAGGTCGAGGCCATGGCGGCGCTGTGCGGTGTGAGCCGGGCGACATTCCACCGCAAGAAGGCCGATCGGGCGCGGCTGGGGCATTTTGAGTCGGACATGCTCGCGCGCTACGCCGCGCTGCTGAACCGTGCCGCGGAGGTGTTTGAAGATCGCGGGACGGCGGGCGAGTGGCTGCGCACGCCGCAGGTCGGTCTGGGCGGAGCGAAGCCGATGGACTTGGCGCAGACCACGCAGGGCTATCGCGAGGTGGAGAAGCTGCTGACGCGGATCGACCACGGCGTGTATGCCTGA
- a CDS encoding substrate-binding domain-containing protein: MTESAAAVRKHGRSLRVAVCVDTRDGPGRERLRGLYDYATPRAWRLFHLRTDEPSLLEQVVSGQVDGAVLYDRDPTVHRYLQRAGIPCVETGSRNLEFDDGAVHVDDGELTAHAVRHLTAAGFEHLAYCGYGPNAVSERRAREFTARAEADGRSAQVFADGQPSGGHALEPLIAWLRQLPRPTGVLAFDDKMAERVLAACRWADLRVPDDLGVLGIGNDELICELATPWLSSVALPTREIGRRAAEILEGILDGHRPAPIRLPLPPLEVISRASTERHVARHPAVARAVAYIRAEHHRPIGLKEIASALGVARRTLERRFAAEMNMTPHDFLVQTRLQRAKRLLRGPAPVVADVARECGYQCSSAFIRMFERQVGYSPEAFRRRMAAACPPGGTSVRAVPSAGGRRCRR, from the coding sequence ATGACCGAATCCGCCGCGGCGGTGCGCAAGCACGGCCGCAGCCTGCGTGTCGCCGTGTGTGTCGACACGCGGGATGGACCGGGACGCGAACGCTTGCGCGGGTTGTACGACTACGCCACGCCCCGCGCGTGGCGGCTCTTTCACCTGCGCACGGACGAGCCTTCGCTCCTTGAACAGGTCGTTTCAGGCCAGGTGGACGGTGCGGTGCTCTACGATCGGGACCCCACCGTCCACCGCTATCTTCAACGCGCCGGCATTCCCTGCGTCGAAACCGGCAGCCGCAACCTGGAGTTCGACGACGGGGCCGTGCACGTCGATGACGGCGAACTCACCGCGCACGCCGTGCGGCACCTGACGGCGGCCGGCTTCGAACACCTCGCGTACTGCGGTTACGGGCCGAACGCCGTGTCCGAGCGCCGCGCCCGCGAATTCACCGCGCGGGCGGAAGCGGACGGCCGCTCCGCCCAGGTGTTCGCCGACGGCCAGCCCTCCGGCGGCCACGCCCTCGAACCGCTCATCGCCTGGCTCCGCCAACTTCCCCGCCCCACCGGCGTGCTCGCCTTCGACGACAAGATGGCCGAGCGGGTGCTCGCGGCGTGCCGGTGGGCCGACCTCCGCGTCCCCGATGACCTGGGCGTGCTCGGCATCGGCAACGACGAACTCATCTGCGAACTCGCCACGCCCTGGCTCTCGAGCGTCGCCCTGCCGACGCGCGAAATCGGGCGTCGCGCGGCCGAGATCCTCGAAGGCATCCTCGACGGCCACCGGCCCGCGCCCATCCGGCTGCCACTGCCGCCGCTGGAGGTGATCTCGCGCGCATCCACCGAGCGCCACGTTGCCCGCCATCCCGCCGTCGCTCGAGCAGTCGCCTATATTCGGGCCGAGCACCACCGGCCCATCGGACTCAAGGAAATCGCCTCCGCCTTGGGCGTCGCCCGACGCACTCTCGAGCGGCGCTTCGCCGCCGAGATGAACATGACGCCCCACGACTTCCTCGTTCAAACCCGGCTTCAACGAGCGAAGCGCCTCCTGCGTGGCCCCGCGCCAGTCGTCGCCGACGTGGCGCGCGAGTGCGGCTACCAATGCAGTTCAGCCTTCATCCGCATGTTCGAACGCCAGGTCGGCTACTCGCCCGAAGCATTTCGGCGCCGGATGGCGGCCGCCTGCCCCCCCGGCGGCACCTCGGTCAGAGCGGTTCCAAGCGCAGGAGGACGTAGGTGCCGTCGTTGA
- a CDS encoding MBL fold metallo-hydrolase, which translates to MKLLRWVVPVGLAALFWAVLPVSASEGAPKGDVHRFKIGALDAFALRDGSITMPNDGTVVGVGEPPAKVAALLQTAGLPTDKVEFSLQPLLVRAGKRVVLFDTGAGKADWAVAGQLPASLRAAGINPEDVTDIFISHGHDDHLGGLLDADGKLAFANATIRLAAAEWAWIRQRPANAALVAAITPKVATFRPGEKIAPEITTVDLGGHTPGHVGAEIVSQGERLFYIGDAAHHSIISVQRPDWTIAFDVDAAAGKTQRRALLQKAAENGVRIYAVHFPFPGLGHVRPQGESFVWIAER; encoded by the coding sequence ATGAAACTGCTGCGCTGGGTTGTTCCTGTGGGTCTCGCAGCCCTGTTCTGGGCTGTGCTGCCGGTGAGTGCGTCGGAGGGCGCGCCGAAGGGTGACGTTCATCGTTTCAAGATCGGCGCGCTCGATGCGTTCGCGCTGCGCGATGGCAGCATCACGATGCCAAACGACGGCACGGTCGTCGGGGTCGGCGAACCGCCTGCCAAGGTCGCGGCGCTGTTGCAGACCGCGGGGCTGCCCACCGACAAGGTCGAGTTCAGCCTGCAGCCGCTGCTCGTGCGGGCCGGAAAGCGCGTCGTGTTGTTCGACACCGGCGCCGGCAAGGCGGACTGGGCGGTGGCCGGCCAGCTGCCGGCGTCGTTGCGGGCGGCGGGAATCAATCCCGAGGACGTGACCGATATCTTCATTTCGCACGGGCATGACGACCACCTCGGCGGGTTGCTCGACGCCGACGGCAAGCTGGCGTTTGCCAACGCGACCATCCGCCTCGCGGCGGCCGAGTGGGCGTGGATCCGGCAACGTCCGGCCAACGCCGCCCTCGTCGCGGCGATCACGCCAAAGGTGGCGACGTTCCGCCCGGGCGAGAAGATCGCGCCGGAGATCACGACCGTGGACCTCGGCGGGCACACGCCCGGGCATGTCGGGGCGGAGATCGTCTCGCAGGGCGAGCGGCTGTTCTACATCGGCGATGCGGCGCATCATTCGATCATCTCGGTGCAGCGGCCCGACTGGACGATCGCGTTCGACGTGGACGCCGCCGCGGGCAAAACCCAGCGCCGCGCGCTGCTGCAAAAGGCGGCGGAGAACGGCGTGCGCATCTATGCGGTGCACTTCCCGTTCCCCGGACTCGGCCACGTTCGCCCGCAGGGCGAGAGTTTCGTCTGGATCGCGGAGCGCTGA
- a CDS encoding DUF3592 domain-containing protein: MIRVPAGISRAARTPRPWMAEVTTSIQAWVLARWLARSMEAFTEYRRTPRRQHPSLAISPVAATARPAGFGLVARSVTRPTRRSQMTSGALWTVALMPLPFWAFAWLAFKRGAPAVSVAFRSRRWPQTDAEITSMTVLRARYLNDGPSNRWRWYVRYRYRLGSETYWGDHKTRSARSLEGMQAKFPYGEGGRVPIYYCPENPHESCVVPGFTVERLALWIVGALLAVCPTILCVMLLFASLRS; encoded by the coding sequence ATGATCCGCGTGCCGGCGGGAATCTCCCGTGCGGCGCGCACACCGCGCCCATGGATGGCCGAGGTGACGACCTCGATCCAGGCGTGGGTGTTGGCGCGGTGGCTTGCTCGTTCCATGGAGGCCTTCACCGAATACCGTCGCACGCCCCGCCGGCAACATCCGTCATTGGCGATCTCGCCGGTCGCCGCGACGGCGCGGCCCGCCGGGTTCGGGCTTGTCGCAAGGTCAGTTACGCGGCCAACTAGGCGCTCTCAAATGACTTCTGGCGCGTTGTGGACTGTGGCGCTGATGCCGCTCCCTTTCTGGGCGTTCGCGTGGCTGGCTTTCAAGAGGGGGGCGCCCGCAGTCTCGGTCGCGTTCAGGTCGCGTCGTTGGCCGCAGACGGACGCCGAGATCACGTCGATGACGGTTCTACGAGCGAGGTACCTAAACGACGGCCCGTCGAACCGGTGGCGTTGGTATGTGCGGTATCGATATCGCCTCGGATCTGAAACGTACTGGGGCGACCACAAGACCCGGTCGGCCAGGAGCCTGGAGGGGATGCAGGCGAAGTTCCCATATGGCGAGGGTGGTCGTGTTCCGATCTACTATTGTCCCGAGAATCCGCATGAATCGTGCGTCGTGCCGGGCTTCACCGTCGAGCGCTTGGCGCTGTGGATCGTCGGCGCGCTGCTCGCCGTTTGCCCAACAATCCTGTGTGTGATGCTCCTGTTTGCATCGCTGCGGAGCTGA
- a CDS encoding SET domain-containing protein-lysine N-methyltransferase, whose protein sequence is MERASHRANTHAWIEVVTSAIHGRGVRAAREIPAGTRIIEYTGERITKAEARRREEARLRRAERGGDGSVYIFNLNQRYDLDGRTRRNPARLINHSCAPNCESQTVRGHIWIVARRDIPAGEELTFDYGFPLAEWSLHPCRCGTPRCPGYIVSGWQRWRLRRLLRASRRGTAKKSPAKR, encoded by the coding sequence ATGGAACGAGCAAGCCACCGCGCCAACACCCACGCCTGGATCGAGGTCGTCACCTCGGCCATCCATGGGCGCGGTGTGCGCGCCGCACGGGAGATTCCCGCCGGCACGCGGATCATCGAATACACGGGTGAGCGCATCACCAAGGCGGAGGCGCGGCGCCGCGAGGAAGCCCGCCTGCGACGCGCCGAACGCGGCGGCGACGGCAGCGTGTACATCTTCAACCTCAACCAGCGCTACGACCTCGACGGCCGCACCCGGCGCAATCCCGCACGGCTCATCAACCATTCCTGCGCGCCGAACTGCGAGTCCCAGACCGTGCGCGGCCACATCTGGATCGTCGCCCGCCGCGACATCCCCGCCGGCGAGGAACTCACCTTCGATTACGGCTTCCCGCTCGCCGAATGGTCCCTCCACCCCTGCCGCTGCGGCACCCCGCGCTGCCCGGGCTACATCGTCAGTGGCTGGCAACGCTGGCGCCTGCGCCGGCTGCTCCGCGCGAGCCGCCGCGGCACCGCCAAAAAATCGCCCGCGAAACGTTAG